The DNA region CACATAAAACTGCCTTCAATCTTCCAAATCCACTTCAAAGAGTGAAAAAGCCGTGGCGCTCAGCGGCGCAGGGTGCTTCCGTTCTAGATTAAGCGCCTGTAGAATTTGAATTTGCACAATCCTTATTCCATAACAGAACGATTTTTCATTCCTTTCTTAGCGGCTTTCCAGGCGGTTTTTCCTGTTTCACAACCATTCTTGCTCCCCTTTTTTCGTCATCGCACGGATAAACCCTGCTTTTTCTACAGAACGGAATCACCGTGGCCTCAGCGGCGCTCCCCGTCCATAGAGGGAAGTTTCCGAAGCACTGTGGCAACTTGAGGGGATTTTCGGTTATACTTTATACTAGAATATGCAGAAACGGAGAAACAAGGGGGTGAGCTAAGATGGCGGGTCATTCCAAATGGGCGAACATAAAACACAGAAAAGCCGCGGTTGACGCCAAGAGGGGAAAAATATTCACCAAGCTTATCAGGGAGCTTACAGTCGCCGCTAAAGAAGGAGGAAGCGATCCGGAATCCAACCCGCGTCTTCGCACCGCTGTAGCAACTGCGAAGGGTGCGAACATGCCCAACGACACCATAGAGAGGGCCATAAAACGAGGCACTGGGGACATCGAGGGAGTAATCTACAACGAAATATTTTACGAAGGGTACGGACCCGGCGGAAGCGCCGTATACGTAAAGACCCTCACCGATAACAAAAACAGAACCGTCTCCGAAATAAGAAGAATATTCACCAAACACGGCGGAGGGCTCGGGGAGAACGGCTGCGTGGCGTGGATGTTCGATCTTAAGGGAAGAATCGCGTTTGCCGAAGACTCGGTTGATGAGGATGCTCTTTTCGATCTGGTAATAGATGCGGGGGCTGACGACGTGCGCACCGAGGACAGCGATATCGTGGTTATAGCACCCACAGAGAACTATGAGACCGTAAAGAGAGCGGTCTCCGATGCCGGAATACAGTACGAATCAGCCGAGGTTACCATGATACCGCAGACAAACGTTAGAATCGAGGGCCGGGACGCCGAACACATGATAAGATTGATGGAAGCGCTTGAAGACAGCGACGATGTCCAGAACGTGTACGCCAACTTCGATATAGACGAGCAGTTACTCGAGGCAATTGGATAAAATT from Candidatus Dadabacteria bacterium includes:
- a CDS encoding YebC/PmpR family DNA-binding transcriptional regulator, with the translated sequence MAGHSKWANIKHRKAAVDAKRGKIFTKLIRELTVAAKEGGSDPESNPRLRTAVATAKGANMPNDTIERAIKRGTGDIEGVIYNEIFYEGYGPGGSAVYVKTLTDNKNRTVSEIRRIFTKHGGGLGENGCVAWMFDLKGRIAFAEDSVDEDALFDLVIDAGADDVRTEDSDIVVIAPTENYETVKRAVSDAGIQYESAEVTMIPQTNVRIEGRDAEHMIRLMEALEDSDDVQNVYANFDIDEQLLEAIG